The DNA sequence AGAATGGGAGTGGGGCAAATAGCAGCTATTTGTTCCGCTTCCTTTTACTCTAAAGGAGTTTTTTAACATAATGTCATACAATGAATTAACCAAATGGATCGAATCAGGGCAGACGTTGATCCCGAATTTATTGCTGCAGAACTATAAAAGGATCGGTCTTGCGGATACGGAATTCATCTTTGTGCTGCAGCTGAAAGCTTACATCGATAAGAACATACCGTTTCCGAATCTGGCACTGATCGCCGAAAATATGGGCCTCGCCGAAAAGGAGGTCTTTTCACTGCTGCATAATCTGATGCAGAAGCAAATGATTTTGATGGAGACGAAAAATGATCTCGCCGGCAAAGTGGAGGATTCCTATTCCTTGGCCCCGATCTATCAACGGCTGTTCCAATTGATGGAGCGATCCGAGAAAAAACAGCCCATCCAGCAACAGGGTAAGAATATCATGACCATGTTCGAGCAGGAGTTCGGGCGGAACTTATCGCCCATCGAAATGCAGACCATTGCGAGCTGGATCGATATGGACCATTATCCGCTTGAATTGATCGAATCAGCTTTGAAAGAAGCGGTTTTGAATCGCGTCTACAGCCTGAAATATATCGACCGCATTCTGTTGGCTTGGGAGAAGAAAAACATCAAAAGCGTCAAAGATCTGATCCAGCAGCAGTCGCCACGGCCGCAAAGCAACCATGACAAGTTCGAGGGAAAACCAGCAACGGATGCGCCGATGGAAGTGCCGCTTTACAATTGGCTGGACACTGACGCGGACACATAGGTGGGGTGAAGGATGATATTATCAAAAAGGAAGACGGTAGAAGCCCTGGATGAGATGGCGGCGCTGTTCCCGAACGCGCAGTGCGAACTGCTGCATCAGAACGTGTTTCAGCTGTTGATTGCGACACTCCTCAGCGCCCAAGCTACGGACGTTTCCGTCAATAAGGTCACGCCAAGTCTGTTCAGCCGGTTCCCTACGCCCGAGGCTTTCCTTGCGGCCCCGCTCGAGGCGATCATGCAAGAAATCAAGACGATCGGCTTGTACAGGAACAAGGCCGCCAACATCCAAAAATGCTGCAAAATGCTGCTGGAGGACTTCGGCGGCGAAGTGCCACGCACCCTGGAAGAATTGACCAAGTTGCCCGGCGTGGGGCGCAAAACGGCGAATGTCGTCATGAGTGTCGGTTTCCATATTCCGGCAATCGCGGTGGATACCCATGTGGAACGGATAGCCAAACGGCTGCGGATCGCTCCCCAGAAAGCATCGGTTCTGGAAGTGGAAGAGCTGCTGATGAAAAAAATTCCGCGGGAACGCTGGTCCGATGCGCATCACCAGATGATCTTCTTCGGAAGGTACCATTGCACAGCCAGAAACCCCAAGTGCGAAGTTTGCCCGTTGCTTTCGATGTGCCAAGAAGGCCAAAAACGCCTGGGTTTGAAGTGAATCGGAAGAGCGCAGCTTCCGCAACAAAAAACAGCCAGCTCCTTATTCGGGAGCTGGCTGTTTTCTTATATTGTAGGAAAGTATAAAATTTTTCAGCTGTGGAATGTGGTGATAGCACATGTTCCACAGTTTTTGTTTTGGTTTCACAGTGGTAAAATAGAGGTATGAATCAGAATATTCTCCATACCATTTTCTTTGATAAGAATAACCATTGGGACCAGTTCTCTAAAAGATTCAAACTCAAGATAAGACCTGTGGTCTTTAAAGAGGTTGAAAAATTTAGATACTGTGGGGATATTTCGAAAGGCTTTCGGTTATATGTTTGTGAAGGTTGCCATGCGGTAAAAAAAGTTCCGATTCGGTGTAAAGGCAAATTTTGCCCGACATGTTCTGTCGGTGAAAGTGAGCGGTGGAGTGAAATTGTGTCTCAGGATATGTTCCACACCACCCACAGACATATTGTTTTTACCATCGATGAAGGCCTGAGGACCATCTTTTTAAAGTATCATCGGGAAATACTTTTGAAAGGACTAATGGATGACGCTGCGCAAGTGATTTTGGATTATTTCAAGAAACATAAAATTCGGCCTGGTATCATTTTGGCTCTGCACACTTTTGGCTCGAAACTCGAGTTTAACCCCCATGTGCATATGATCGTAACGATGGGTGGCTTGACAGAAGGTGGCGAGTGGAAAGATTACGATTATATCCCATACAAAATGTTGCGGGTAAACTGGCAGAATGCAGTGTTAAAGCTGATTCGACGCGTGCTTTCTCCGGAGGAGAAAAAGGAAGTACAGCCACAGCTTCAGAGAGCCTATACAAGAAATGCTGAAGGTTTTTACGTGAACGCTCCGAAGAGAAGCCGAACGAATGTCAAAAAGATTCTGCAGTATATTAGCCGCTACATGAAACGCGGGCCGATTGCGTTGAACCGTATTATCATGTACGACGGTGATATTGTGATGTTTCGTTATCATGATAAACGGACAAATACAGAAGAAACAGAGATTATGCTTGCGAAAGAGTTTATTGCAGCTTTAATAAGACACATCCCCGATAAAAACTTTAAAACAATCCGTAGATATGGGTTATACAGCAGGAGAATCAAGAAGGTTGTGAAAGAAGTCGTCAAGGAGATCCAGTCCAAGATCAAGCGACTATTGTTAAACGTTTCGACTGCTTTAAAACCCATGAAATGGGCAGACAGAATTACCGAATGTTTTGGAGAGAATCCTTTAAAATGTTCCAGTTGCGGAAACCTCTTTGTTTTCCGTGGGATTGCTGTGTCCAAAAAAGGAAAGCTAAGAATCCAATATGCGAACGATGCAGCGGCGAGGAGATATCTGCGAGAGGAGATTAGAAACATTGAGTCAGAAGAATTCAAAATTAACCAAAAACAAGCTAAAGAAAAAATATTTGAAGCAAATCGCTTCGACTGGGAAAAACAGCGTCAATTATATATGTCTTCAATGCGGAATCAATGAAGCCATTCCGAAGGAAGTGGTGGATGAATTCGATCAGATGGACGAAGGGGATCTGTTGGATGCTCCCCGCTTCACTTGTGAGAATTGCGGTGGTGAAATGTATCCTGAGTACTATAAAAGTACCCACGGTTTGGAGTACAAGCTCTCAGATTATCAAAAAAAATAATACAACTACACAAAAAAAGGCATCGGGGTGGTTTTCCCCGATGCTTTTCTTATGGATTCTGGGCTGTTTCTTCGTCATCTTGGGCGGCGGAGGATGCTTGGTCGCTATCCGCCGAACTGGAGGACGATGCTGAATCGCTTGCTGTATCGCCATCATCTGCGGA is a window from the uncultured Trichococcus sp. genome containing:
- a CDS encoding transposase, which codes for MNQNILHTIFFDKNNHWDQFSKRFKLKIRPVVFKEVEKFRYCGDISKGFRLYVCEGCHAVKKVPIRCKGKFCPTCSVGESERWSEIVSQDMFHTTHRHIVFTIDEGLRTIFLKYHREILLKGLMDDAAQVILDYFKKHKIRPGIILALHTFGSKLEFNPHVHMIVTMGGLTEGGEWKDYDYIPYKMLRVNWQNAVLKLIRRVLSPEEKKEVQPQLQRAYTRNAEGFYVNAPKRSRTNVKKILQYISRYMKRGPIALNRIIMYDGDIVMFRYHDKRTNTEETEIMLAKEFIAALIRHIPDKNFKTIRRYGLYSRRIKKVVKEVVKEIQSKIKRLLLNVSTALKPMKWADRITECFGENPLKCSSCGNLFVFRGIAVSKKGKLRIQYANDAAARRYLREEIRNIESEEFKINQKQAKEKIFEANRFDWEKQRQLYMSSMRNQ
- the nth gene encoding endonuclease III, encoding MLSKRKTVEALDEMAALFPNAQCELLHQNVFQLLIATLLSAQATDVSVNKVTPSLFSRFPTPEAFLAAPLEAIMQEIKTIGLYRNKAANIQKCCKMLLEDFGGEVPRTLEELTKLPGVGRKTANVVMSVGFHIPAIAVDTHVERIAKRLRIAPQKASVLEVEELLMKKIPRERWSDAHHQMIFFGRYHCTARNPKCEVCPLLSMCQEGQKRLGLK
- a CDS encoding DnaD domain protein encodes the protein MSYNELTKWIESGQTLIPNLLLQNYKRIGLADTEFIFVLQLKAYIDKNIPFPNLALIAENMGLAEKEVFSLLHNLMQKQMILMETKNDLAGKVEDSYSLAPIYQRLFQLMERSEKKQPIQQQGKNIMTMFEQEFGRNLSPIEMQTIASWIDMDHYPLELIESALKEAVLNRVYSLKYIDRILLAWEKKNIKSVKDLIQQQSPRPQSNHDKFEGKPATDAPMEVPLYNWLDTDADT